One region of Thalassophryne amazonica chromosome 16, fThaAma1.1, whole genome shotgun sequence genomic DNA includes:
- the LOC117528370 gene encoding GTPase IMAP family member 4 has protein sequence MDKRKKAASPELRLMVVGSSGPSQFLLTNVILGREEFSRDVTSISGSRKNTGELAGRRLAVINGPNIYNEDISKTKRTIELRRSKCLCIPGPHAFLVAFDMEKISPNDMNTPKLMMKRFGRKCLRHCIVFLAYEGNLDGATMEDRVLKTSWHLRELIEKFGGQFHVFRTNWQDRSRDRELLQKIEWLVASLGGCAFSSRTFQKAEDSVQKEEKRLKKLMAAEMGKAWNELGQQYVGDELHGQKDAYSIRVAAEITAKAEIDNSWLRSSLARGLGTGLAVGAVVGALVGSIEGPGGMVLFGIIGGAVGGSAGGTAQVAINHMDNRVAPPARLNFNSIFINRFFVAPRP, from the exons ATGGATAAAAGAAAGAAAG CAGCTTCTCCCGAGCTGAGGCTAATGGTGGTCGGCAGCAGTGGACCATCTCAGTTCCTGCTAACCAATGTCATCCTTGGGAGAGAAGAGTTCTCCAGGGATGTCACCAGCATTTCTGGAAGTAGAAAGAACACTGGGGAACTGGCTGGTAGACGACTGGCTGTGATCAACGGACCAAACATTTACAATGAGGATATTTCTAAAACCAAGAGGACGATAGAGCTGAGAAGGTCGAAGTGTTTGTGTATCCCTGGTCCTCATGCTTTTCTTGTTGCCTTTGACATGGAGAAAATCTCCCCAAATGACATGAACACACCCAAGCTGATGATGAAGCGTTTTGGAAGGAAGTGTCTAAGGCATTGCATAGTCTTCCTGGCCTATGAAGGGAATCTGGATGGTGCTACCATGGAGGACAGAGTGCTGAAGACCTCCTGGCATCTAAGAGAATTGATTGAGAAGTTTGGTGGACAATTTCATGTTTTCAGGACGAACTGGCAAGATCGCAGTCGGGACagagagctgctgcagaaaatcgAGTGGCTGGTGGCCTCCTTAGGAGGATGTGCTTTTTCTAGTAGAACATTCCAGAAGGCAGAGGACAGtgtacaaaaagaagaaaaaaggctGAAGAAGCTCATGGCAGCAGAAATGGGGAAGGCATGGAATGAGCTGGGGCAGCAGTATGTAGGGGATGAGTTGCATGGACAGAAGGATGCCTACAGCATCAGGGTTGCAGCAGagatcacagcaaaagcagagataGACAATAGCTGGCTCAGGTCATCGTTGGCCAGAGGTTTGGGGACAGGTCTCGCTGTGGGAGCTGTCGTTGGTGCACTGGTCGGGTCCATAGAAGGACCCGGGGGGATGGTTCTTTTTGGGATCATAGGTGGTGCAGTAGGCGGCTCAGCAGGAGGAACAGCTCAGGTAGCTATAAATCATATGGACAACAGAGTGGCCCCTCCTGCAAGACTCAACTTCAACTCCATTTTCATCAACCGCTTCTTCGTTGCTCCTCGCCCTTGA